A single window of Cervus canadensis isolate Bull #8, Minnesota chromosome 17, ASM1932006v1, whole genome shotgun sequence DNA harbors:
- the PLIN1 gene encoding perilipin-1, with the protein MAVNKGPTLLDGDLPEQENVLQRVLQLPVVSGTCECFQKTYASTKEAHPLVASVCNAYEKGVQGASSLAAWSMEPVVRRLSTQFVAANELACRGLDHLEEKIPALQYPPEKIASELKDTISTRLRSARNSISVPIASTSDKVLGAALAGCELAWGMARDTAEYAANTRAGRLASGGADLALGGVEKMVEFLLPPANEESAPAPGLQDAQKPPQAKPSLMSRVGALANTLSRHTFQTTARALKQGQALAMWIPGVAPLSSLAQWGASAAMQVVSRRQSEVRVPWLRSLAAAREQHHEDHTDTEGEETEEEEEEEAAEESKLSEGAVMPGPQGLLGSVAHTLQKALQSTVSVVMWAPAAVLAMAGRTLHLTPARATSSSKSRAMSLSDALKGVTDNVVGTVVHYVPLPRLSLMEPESEFRDIDNPPAETERREAERRGSGAPPACPEPAPRPAPPRSSLRSTRGPGAEERVDAATLPRAAFPAMPREKPTRRVSDSFFRPSVMEPILGRAQYSQLRKKS; encoded by the exons ATGGCAGTCAACAAGGGCCCCACCTTGCTGGATGGAGACCTCCCT GAGCAGGAGAATGTGCTGCAGCGGGTCCTGCAGCTGCCGGTGGTGAGCGGCACCTGTGAGTGCTTCCAGAAGACCTACGCcagcaccaaggaagcccaccccCTGGTGGCCTCTGTATGCAATGCCTACGAGAAGGGCGTGCAGGGCGCCAGCAGCCTGGCGGCCTGGAGCATGGAGCCAGTGGTCCGCAGGCTGTCCACCCAGT TCGTAGCTGCCAACGAACTGGCCTGCCGAGGCCTGGACCACCTGGAGGAAAAGATCCCCGCCCTCCAGTATCCTCCTGAAAAG ATCGCCTCTGAGCTGAAGGACACCATCTCCACCCGCCTTCGCAGCGCCAGGAACAGCATCAGCGTGCCCATTGCCAGCACTTCAGACAAAGTCCTAGGGGCCGCTCTGGCTGGCTGTGAGCTCGCCTGGGGGATGGCCAGAGACACTGCCGAGTATGCTGCCAACACCCGAGCTGGCCGGCTGGCTTCTGGAGGGGCCGACTTGGCCTTGGGTGGTGTCGAGAAGATGGTAGagttcctcctccctccagccaaTGAAGAGTCAG CCCCTGCCCCAGGACTCCAGGATGCCCAGAAACCTCCACAGGCCAAGCCAAGCCTCATGAGCAGGGTTGGGGCCCTGGCCAACACTCTCTCTAGACACACCTTCCAGACCACAGCCCGGGCACTGAAACAGGGCCAGGCCTTGGCCATGTGGATCCCAGGTGTGGCGCCTCTG AGCAGCCTGGCCCAGTGGGGCGCGTCGGCGGCCATGCAGGTGGTGTCGCGGCGGCAGAGCGAGGTGCGGGTGCCCTGGCTGCGCAGCCTCGCGGCCGCCCGGGAACAACACCACGAAGACCACACGGACACTGAGGGGGAGGAgaccgaggaggaggaggaggaggaggcggcagaGGAGAGCAAGCTCAGTGAG GGAGCAGTCATGCCCGGCCCGCAGGGCCTCCTGGGCAGCGTGGCGCACACCCTGCAGAAGGCCCTCCAGAGCACCGTCTCAGTCGTGATGTGGGCACCGGCGGCTGTGCTGGCCATGGCGGGGAGGACGCTGCACCTCACGCCGGCCCGGGCCACCTCCTCAAGCAAGAGCAGGGCCATGTCCCTGTCCGACGCCCTGAAGGGTGTTACTGACAACGTGGTGGGCACAGTGGTGCACTACGTGCCG CTCCCCAGGCTGTCGCTGATGGAGCCCGAGAGCGAATTCCGGGACATCGACAACCCTCCTGCCGAGACCGAGCGCCGGGAGGCGGAGCGCAGAGGGTCCGGGGCGCCGCCCGCCTGCCCGGAGCCCGCCCCGCGACCTGCGCCGCCCCGCAGCAGCCTGCGGAGCACTCGGGGCCCGGGCGCGGAGGAACGGGTGGACGCGGCCACCTTGCCGCGCGCCGCCTTCCCGGCCATGCCCCGCGAGAAGCCCACGCGCCGGGTCAGCGACAGCTTCTTCCGGCCCAGCGTCATGGAGCCCATCCTGGGCCGAGCGCAGTACAGCCAGCTGCGCAAGAAGAGCTGA